The following proteins are encoded in a genomic region of Synechococcus sp. CBW1002:
- a CDS encoding transposase, whose product MSKRRTHSPEFKARVAMEAISGRKTIQEIAADHAIHPIQVSQWKRQLLDGASELFTRGKKTKDKEEGQAKEAELFQQIGRLQMELEWLKKKSQLL is encoded by the coding sequence ATGAGCAAGCGCCGCACCCACAGCCCCGAGTTCAAGGCCAGGGTCGCCATGGAGGCGATCAGTGGCCGCAAGACGATCCAGGAGATCGCCGCCGACCACGCCATCCACCCGATCCAGGTGAGCCAGTGGAAGCGGCAGCTCCTGGACGGTGCCAGCGAGCTCTTCACCCGAGGCAAGAAGACCAAGGACAAGGAGGAGGGGCAGGCCAAGGAGGCGGAGCTGTTCCAGCAGATCGGACGGCTGCAGATGGAGCTGGAGTGGCTCAAAAAAAAGTCTCAACTGCTCTGA
- a CDS encoding SDR family oxidoreductase: MPLGGILSPQDIADSVLFLCSQKAAHITGATLVVDGGFVLG, translated from the coding sequence TTGCCGCTCGGTGGGATTCTCTCGCCCCAGGACATTGCCGACAGTGTCCTGTTTCTTTGCTCCCAGAAGGCTGCACACATCACGGGTGCGACTCTGGTGGTGGATGGTGGATTCGTTCTCGGTTGA
- a CDS encoding SDR family NAD(P)-dependent oxidoreductase, with product MGGTPADGSRQACPDFDVIFATNARGLFLCLRSEVEAMRDGRGSIVNVGSVAGQCALRGGSLYNASKSAVTLLTKSAAAEFARWGVRINEVSPGPVLTPMLTGFLESTEHTSAPMAADEVGAFYWTVPAPDIVNPGRVEHGSASV from the coding sequence ATGGGAGGCACCCCAGCGGACGGATCGCGTCAAGCTTGCCCTGATTTTGATGTGATCTTCGCAACAAACGCCCGGGGCTTATTTCTGTGCCTGCGCTCTGAGGTGGAAGCGATGCGTGATGGTCGTGGCTCGATTGTCAACGTTGGGTCGGTTGCAGGTCAGTGTGCATTGCGAGGGGGCAGTCTTTACAACGCCAGCAAGAGTGCGGTGACCCTGTTGACCAAGTCGGCGGCGGCGGAGTTTGCGCGATGGGGTGTTCGGATCAATGAGGTGTCTCCCGGGCCGGTTCTAACTCCGATGCTGACAGGTTTCCTTGAGAGCACAGAACATACGTCTGCACCGATGGCGGCAGATGAGGTGGGTGCCTTTTATTGGACAGTTCCGGCCCCTGACATCGTTAACCCAGGACGGGTGGAACATGGTTCGGCCTCAGTGTAG
- a CDS encoding IS3 family transposase, whose translation MSRQCALLGLPRSTLYYRPTPVRVSTLRIMARIDALYLEDPCSGSRRMVDYLAQDGIPISRDRVRNLMRRMGLRAIYQKPRTTVPGDPSVRFPCLVDLTQVTSVDQVWATDITYIPLQKGFLYLVAIMDLHSRHVLSWRLSNSLDTKFCLEALEMALGGGRRPEIFHSDQGCQFTSADFVARLKGERIQISWSGRKRCYDNILVERLWRTVKYEEVYLRAYSDGWDAEISLARFLWRYCHVRPHSSLGGKTPHAVYTEAEPCSTRPGLTMSGAGTVQ comes from the coding sequence ATCAGCAGGCAGTGTGCGCTGCTGGGGCTGCCTCGATCCACGCTGTACTACCGGCCGACACCGGTCCGTGTATCGACGCTGCGGATCATGGCCAGGATCGATGCTCTCTACCTGGAGGATCCCTGCAGCGGCAGCCGCCGGATGGTGGACTATCTGGCCCAAGATGGTATCCCGATCAGCCGAGATCGAGTGCGAAACCTCATGCGGCGCATGGGATTACGGGCGATCTACCAGAAGCCCCGGACGACGGTTCCAGGTGATCCGTCCGTGCGGTTCCCCTGCCTGGTGGACCTCACGCAGGTCACGTCGGTGGATCAGGTCTGGGCGACCGACATCACCTACATCCCTCTGCAGAAAGGGTTCCTCTATCTGGTGGCGATCATGGATCTCCATTCCAGGCATGTGCTCAGCTGGAGGCTCTCCAACAGCCTTGACACGAAGTTCTGTCTGGAGGCCCTGGAGATGGCCTTGGGAGGCGGCCGTAGGCCAGAGATCTTCCACTCCGATCAAGGCTGTCAGTTCACGTCCGCTGACTTTGTGGCCAGACTCAAAGGGGAGCGGATCCAGATCAGCTGGTCCGGCAGAAAGCGGTGCTACGACAACATCCTTGTTGAACGGCTGTGGAGGACTGTCAAGTACGAGGAGGTCTACCTACGGGCATACAGCGATGGCTGGGACGCTGAAATCAGCCTGGCCCGCTTCCTGTGGCGGTATTGCCATGTAAGACCTCACAGTTCCCTTGGAGGCAAAACTCCCCACGCGGTCTACACTGAGGCCGAACCATGTTCCACCCGTCCTGGGTTAACGATGTCAGGGGCCGGAACTGTCCAATAA